The following nucleotide sequence is from Vibrio sp. VB16.
AATGGTATCTAATGGAAGATCGTCAATACTGATGACCCATCCTTGAAACGTCACTCTCTGTTTTGCGATTTCATACATTTTCCATGCACTTCTACCAAAACCACCCAATATTGAACCTGAAAAATCGCTGTCTTTGAGCTCTTGCTCCGTCCAGTTTTCTCCTATGGCTAAGTGCTTGGTGTATTTAGATATAAGAGCTTGCTTGATGTAGGAACGCAACGCCCAAATGGACGTTAAGTCGCTAGGATATTTGATAGAGTTGCATTCATTACATATTGGTATCGCTAATAAGGCGTGTTCCAAATTCAAGCTTGAGTTAGCGTTATTAGGAAAATGTAGGCTTGTAGAGCATGGTTCACCACAAAACCAACATGTATGACGAAAATTAAATGGTATATCTATCGATGTATGGGAATGGGTTTGCATAGTGCTTTTGAACTTATTCTGATGTAAGCAGTTTACCTAGTAAATGTATGAATGTAACTAGTGATGTTGTCACTCTTACTATGCAAAGATAGCTATGAGGTTAAGCCAAAGAAATCTTCGGATGATGAGCCATGGTGTATGAACTTTCCATTGTGAACCATGACATCAGAGTTTTCGACAAGTTATTTAATATCTAAACTAAGCCGCTCTCTTTCATCCTATATAGGGTGTGTTAAATTACCAGTGACCCATTTTCCTAACAGAATAATTATGCTTATTACTGAAGAAGACATTTATCACACTTCCAAAATTTTGGATTTCGTTACTGAAAATCAGGAGGCACTCTCTTTTCGTCGACATACCATAAAAAAAGGTGAAGCTATATTTAAGCAAGGACAAGCAATACGAGATATTATCTTTGTGACCGATGGCTCTATATCTTTATATCGAAGTTCTGTTCATGGACGGCGTTATCAGCTTGGAACATTTACTCATAATGGGTTTCTTGGCCTGATGGAGTTATTTTCAGGGAACGACTGTTTTTATGCCGTACAGGCAGAGAGTGACTGTGATGTATATATGGTCGATGGTGTGGCCTTCGCTGACATGATTTGTCATACTCCGAAACTCGCCGCGCATACGTTTAAACACCTTACCTCAAAGTGGTATTTGTCTATCGAGCGTATGACTAGAAATATTCTTCATACGATGTCGTACTGTGTGATTGATGACTTATTAAATTTTGCAAACGCAAACCCAAAAGAAGAATACATAATAAACAAAAGTTTAGAGTGTGAACGACTCGGAACGAGTTTACGGGTGTACAATCGAATTCTAAAACAGTTGAGCAATATTGGTGCGATTTCTGTTTCACGAAAAAGTATTCGGATTCTAGATATAGCCAAACTTGAAGCCGAGTTAGGTAAAGAAGCTGAGAAGTAGACGGCAATCCTTTGTATTGCCGTCTACGGTCACACGTTCACCCAATTAGTTCCAAAGTGCATTGTTATTGATCTTCTCGTTTGTGAAGTTTGGATAGGCTTGATTCCACATCTCTAAACCAGAATGTTTGTCTGTAGAATACTTGTCAAAGAATCCATCCAAGGCCGCAACCATCGTCTTTTTCAGCGTAGGGCGCGGTGGTTCTGCTGTATAGGTTTCTCCCATTGGACTGCTTAGATCGTACCAGTTATCGATAGTTGCCTTCTCTTTGGTGTAGTAGCGAACCAGTTTCCAGTGTCCATTGGAGATCATACGAGCGTTTCCACGCTCTGAGAACTGATATTCTCGCCAGTCCCTAACACGTTCGCCTTTTAACATGGGCAACAACGACTTACCGGGGCCATAATTTGAATCGTAGATCCGGTCTCCACTTGCCAAGTCAAGAATAGTAGTATGTAAATCCAGAATATCAACAAACTCTCCACGAACCTGTTTTTGGCGAACGAGTTCTTTAGGTCCTTTGATAATAAATGGAACTCGAATAGTTTCCTCGTAGAAATTATACGGAAAGCTCGCATTCACCTTTCCGTATAAACCGTATTGTCCCATTAGCAGACCGTGATCAGAAACGAAGGCAATAACGGTATTATCCATTAAACCTCGGCCTTCGAGACTATCCAGAAGTTGTCCAAGTTGGTCATCAAGTAATGAAACTGCAGCAAGATATTGAGCTAATTTTTCTTCATGATCTTTTGGCGGTAAATTATAGTCGCTCATCTTGTCTAGAACTGAATTACCACCAAATGCCACAACCTTGTGAGCCACTGCGCGGTATTTTTCCACCAGACGCTCGGGCAAATCTTCAAACGGGAAGTGAGGCTCAACATAATTAAGGCTTACGAAGAATGGCTTTTCATCTTTTTCATCGATAAACTTCATGGCTTCTTTAGTGAGAAACTGAGCTTGAACACCAGTATGCTCTTCGTTTTTTCCATCTCTAGAGAAAAGGACGGTTCCTGTATGCAAGTACTGATTTTTCCAACCCGCTTTAAGTGCGTCATAGCTTAACCAACGGTCAAATCCTCTTATCGGTGGTTTACTGTCTGTTGTCGCATGCCACTTACCAAATAATCCGGTTCGATAGCCTTGTTCTTTCATTCGTTCTGATAGGAGCTTCTCACCGTCTAACCAATTTGCGTCAAATTTAGGGTTTTCTGCCAAAAAGTCATATACACCGTGTTGAGAAGGCATTTTACCTGTGTGAAACGAAGCACGAGCGGCTGAGCTAACTGGAGCCGGGGTCATTGCGTTTTCAAAACGAACACCTGTTTCAGCAAGATACTCGAGGTTTGGCGTATCAATATACTGCTCATTATTAAAACTATTTGCCCATGCACCTAGGTCATCAGCCATAATAACGATGATGTTCGGTTTTTCGATGGGTTTTATGTCTTCGGCGAGTACAGGTTGAACACAGGTTATGGCCGCTAAGGCACAGGCTTTTGAAACCGCATTTAGTGGAAACTTTTTCATTCGTCACTCCATTTAGGTTAATTGTAGGATTAAGATTCTTTCTTTTTGATAATCTGCATGATTGCAGAAGGTGGATGCCCTGCCTGATATAGCTTCTTCATCAGATCCATATAAGGTGCTGAATACGAGAAGAATGTCTTATACCCAGAGCAAAGGTAGTTTTGTTCTGGTTTTTTTGACAAAGAAAGTGCAAAACGGTGTTTGGGGCAACCTCCATTGCATACATGGAGGTGGTCACAATTAAGGCACTCGTTAGAAAGTGACTGCTTCTTATTTAGGCCAAATTGTCGATTATCTTGTCCCTCATTGATGTGCTTGATTGACGTCTCATGGATATTGCCTAGTTTAAATTCAGGAAAGACATAGTGATCGCAGGCATAAATATCCCCGTTACTTTCTAAGGCAAAAGCACTGCCACATGTTGGGGAAAAAACACAGATTTGAGCGGGTTGCTCACAAGTTAGAGCGTAGGTGTTTTCAAATAATTGAACCCAAACAAGTCCTACATCTACTCTTACCCATTCATGAAAGATTGCAGACATGAACAGCCCAAATTGTTCTGATTCAACGCTCCAGTCACATAGCTGAACGGCTTCCAAGCGTTCGGGGTGCAGTAATGTTAGTCCATCTTTGGTTTGTTCCTGAGCCTGTCTCTCGACGAGAGGAATAAATTGCATATGCTTACTGCCAATGCTTTTTAAGTAGTGGTAAACCTCAATAGGGCTGCGGGCATTAGCGTTGCTAACAACGGTTAGTGTGTTGAATTCGACAGTAAATTTGTTCAATAGGACGATAGCTTCAACGACTTTACGATGTGTTGCTTTTCCGGATCGTGTACGGCGATACGTATCATGTAATTCTTCAGGGCCATCAATAGAGATACCAATTAGAAAGCGGTGCTCTTTGAAGAAAAGACACCACTCTTCATTTAGCAAAATACCATTGGTTTGTAGCGTATTGATGATGTCTTTCTCTACGCCATATTTTTGCTGTAAGGAAATAGCCTTACGGAAAAAATCTAATCCTAGTAAGGTCGGCTCCCCACCTTGCCAAGCGAATACGACTTTTTTAGAAGATTGAGCTTCTATTTGCTGAATAACATATTGCTCAAGGGTTTCGTCATCCATCTGCCAAGTTTTTGAGCTTTCTGGATACAGTTTTTCTTTTTCGAGATAAAAACAGTAAGTGCAATCTATATTGCATTTTGAACTGGAGGGTTTCGCCATTACATGGCAACCATAGGGAGAAAAGTTGTCGATGCCCATCGTTATCACCTATTCGTTATTGATATGCGCATGCTATGAATCGGTGAGCACTATAAATAGGACAAATGTCCAAATAAGGCAGGAAGACACATTGTGTAATAAATAGTGTTAACTTGTTCACGGAAAAGAGGGTAATAGGAAATGTTGTAGTGGGGGATGAAGTTAACCATTGAATAAGAGAGGTGCTGTCATTTTAGACATACAAATAAACATGAGTTTTATAATGTTATATAACCCTATCTTTGGTTGGTTTTTGTCATACCTATGCTTAGTTATACTGCGCGTGATTTTAATCAGCTTGAAAATACACGCTCTGGATTTACGTTCCAGCTCGCCGAAGGAAAAACCATGTCTCAATATGTTGTATGTGCGCTATATAAGTTTGTAACACTCAATGATTATCCAGAAATTCGCCAACCGCTAACCGATTTTCTGGAAGCAAAGAAAATCCGCGGTACGTTGCTACTCGCAAGTGAAGGTATCAATGGTACCGTTGCTGGTAAGCGTGAATCGATAGATGCTTTGCTTGAATGGTTCAAGCAAGACACTCGTCTTGCCGATGTTGTACATAAAGAATCGTTCAGTGAGGAACAGCCTTTTAACCGCACAAAGGTAAAACTGAAAAAAGAAATCGTGACAATGGGAGTAGAAGGTATTGACCCGCTTAACGTTGTTGGGACCTATGTTAAGCCTAACGATTGGAATGAGCTAATCTCTGATCCAGAGGTACTCTTAGTTGATACCCGTAACGACTACGAAGTGGATATTGGTACATTCAAAAATGCTGTGAACCCTAATACCGAGTCATTTCGGGACTTCCCACAATATGTCGCCGATCATCTAGACCCAGCCAAGCATAAGAAAGTAGCGATGTTCTGCACGGGCGGTATCCGTTGCGAGAAATCAACCGCCTACTTGAAAGAACAAGGCTTTGACGAAGTGTACCATCTTGAAGGTGGCATTCTTAAGTACTTAGAAGACGTACCAGAAGATGAAAGCATGTGGGAAGGGGATTGCTATGTATTTGACGGTCGCGTTGCTGTTAACCACCAGTTAGAAAGAAGTGGCTATGACGTGTGTCATGCTTGCCGTTTACCTATCACAAGTGAAGAGCAAGGGTCTGAGCATTTCGAGAAAGGTGTCAGTTGCCCTAAGTGCGTGGATAAACACAGTGACGAACAGAAAGCCCGCTTTCGCGAACGCGAAAAGCAAGTGCAACTAGCTAACGCACGCGGTGAAACCCACGTTGGTGGTGAAGCGGCTCACTTAATAGAGCAACGTAAAAAAGAAAAACTGGCTCTAAAAGAGCAACAACGTTCAAGAAAAAAAGTGAAATAACACGGTTAAGCTCTTGTCGGTTCTTTTGGCAAGAGCTTGTTCTTTTTTGCCGACTTCTCTCTACACGTCGGTGTATTTTCCAGTTAGCTTTCCGTTACAAAACCCATCTTCTTAAAAACTTTCACTTTATTGATGCTAAATTATCCATAATGAATGGCGAATTCGTGTGATGTACATCACGTTTAAATGGTGAATAATAGCATCATCGAGTGAGAGGGGCAGTAACCCCAACAAGTAGTCACTCATTTTTAACAGACACTTTAAGGGTAAATAAGATGAAAAAATTAACAGTTCTAGCCGCCACTCTACTCGTTAGCGCAAGCGCCTTTGCAGGTACTCAAACGGTTTATAGCGAAGCAAATCTATCCACAGCCAGTTTCGCTTCTAAAGCGGCCGCGTATGAAGCGGGTTTCGATTACGTTGATGCGCTAGAAGCGGCGAGCCATTCTGAATTGCGTTTCAAATTGGCACCCATCGGAGAAAATACGGTCTCGAATATTAAACTGGACGACACCGCTGTGACGATTGAAGAGTTTTCTGAAAGTCGTGGTGAAATCTCTTACCGCGCTATCGTGAATGTTGATTATCATTTTGATGCCCGCGATAACAACAACGACTAATATCTTGTAGTTTTAGAATTTTTTAAAGCCAACCGTTCTCGAACGGTTGGCTTTTTGTCTTGATATGTATGTCCCTGTTAATTTTTCACCTGATAGCTTTTGGTAAACCATGTCCCTAGTATATTTCTGCCCATAATGGTCGTTCACCGCCTCAAACTTGGTTATCAGCCAGCAGGTAGACTGTTTTTAAATCAATAAGCACCTCACAAAATTTACATTTGAGTAGGTTATTTTCGTGTCCGTTGACTTTACTGTATTGGTATACATCAATGAAGGTGACCGATATGGACAAAGAATTAGCCATTATTACTCTACATGGAATGGGTGATTACAAGCCTAACTACTTTCACGGCCTAAAGAAAAAATTGATGAAAAGCTTTGGTGATGATTGGTCTAAGATTGCTTTTGTACCTATTCAATATCAACCCATTCTTCAAAACAATCAGAATGATATATGGAAACGGATGAATGAGTTCCCACTAGATGGTGCGATACTTCGTCGTTTCCTTTTATATGGCTTTTCCGATGCAGGCTCACTTGAATACAGCGCTCGCTCGAATATCAGTGACCAGTATATTCAGGTTCAGAACGAGGTTATCCGTGCACTTGACGAAGCGTTCCTGAAGCTTGGTAATCAAAATAAACCGGTTCTAATTATTGCGCAGTCGTTAGGGTGTCAGGTTATCTCCAACTATATTTGGGATGCTAAAAATAATACAGGTATCTTCAACGGCTTTGAACCGACAGGAAATGACAATAAAAAAGAGTTTAGACGATTAAAAAGCTGTATTCACTTGATCACAACGGGCTGTAATATTCCTATGTTTGTTGGAGGACTGGACCCGATAGAAGCGATTGACAAGCCGTCGGATGAATTTACGTGGGACAACTACTTTGATAAAGATGACGTTTTAGGTTGGCCTTTATCCCCGTTAAGTGACTCGTATAGCGAGTTGGTTACGGATCATTGTATTAATGCAGGCGGTATCTTTTCGAGTTGGAACCCATGGAGCCATGGTAAGTACTGGACAGATAAAGATGTCACTAAACCGTTAGTAAAAAAAGCACGCTTATACCTGTAGATATTGAACTAGTGCTTCATTCTATTCCAATTTAATTACTCAGTAGCGTAGGGAGGGTGTCAGTTTGGTATACTATAACGCATAGATAAGTCGCTATAAATTTTAGGCTTTACCTGAAATAATGAACTGATAGAACCAGAACTGGTTATTCACAATTAAAAAGGAAGTGTAATAAATGCCTGTGCTTCAACGCATTAGTGCCACCATGCTCTTAGTCGTTCTTTTCACTGGGTGTGCATCACTGCCAGAGGAGATTAAGCATTCGATAGAGCCGACTGCCATCCAGCCAACGACTACATTGTCTGAATTGAGTGACACTTATCGGCTTGAACCGCCGGCTCAAGGGATGAGTGCGGTTTTGTTGCAGGATACGGGCTGGGATGCATTGGCTCAGCGGTTAGCATTAATTGAAACCGCTGAACACAGCATCGATATCCAGTATTACATATGGAATTCTGACGCTTCTGGGCACTACCTGGCAAATCGCTTGATAGCAGCTGCAGATCGTGGTGTCAAAGTTCGTGTAATGCTTGATGATATCAATCTTAATGAACGAGAGGATCTGCTCACTGCTCTGGATTCTCATCCTCAAATAGAGATCCGTATATTTAATCCTATTCCCAGTCGCCGTGGGTTAGTAAAGTGGTTAAATGTATTGAGTGATTTTTCCCGCCTAAACCGGCGTATGCACAATAAGTCTTTTACCGTCGATGGTGTTCTGTCCGTTGTTGGAGGGCGTAATATCGGCGATGAATATTTTGATCTTTCTGATGAAATTAATTTTCGTGACCGTGATGTGCTGGTGATGGGGTCCGTGGTAACGGATATCCAAGCGAGTTTTGGAGATTACTGGGACAGTCGCTGGTCTTACCCTGTCAACTTATTGGGTGGTAAAGTTTCATCGGAACGGCCGAAGTTAGATGAAGTTGCTGCGCCAGATTACAAGCACTATCCTGCTCTGCCAGAAGGCAAAATGGTAGCAAATCGATTCTTAACGGATTTAATGGAGGAGATGATCTGGGTTAAGGCTCGTTTTGTTTCTGACCGACCAGTACCAATCGACAAAGATAACACCAGCGAACCGAAAGCGACAGCCAGATTAATGGCGGAATTAGCTCGCCAATCTGACCAAGAAATCTTATTGGAATCTGCCTATCTAATATTTGATGACCGCCAACTAGAAGGATTAAAGGTATTGACCAGCAGCGGTGTTC
It contains:
- a CDS encoding Crp/Fnr family transcriptional regulator, giving the protein MLITEEDIYHTSKILDFVTENQEALSFRRHTIKKGEAIFKQGQAIRDIIFVTDGSISLYRSSVHGRRYQLGTFTHNGFLGLMELFSGNDCFYAVQAESDCDVYMVDGVAFADMICHTPKLAAHTFKHLTSKWYLSIERMTRNILHTMSYCVIDDLLNFANANPKEEYIINKSLECERLGTSLRVYNRILKQLSNIGAISVSRKSIRILDIAKLEAELGKEAEK
- a CDS encoding sulfatase family protein, with translation MKKFPLNAVSKACALAAITCVQPVLAEDIKPIEKPNIIVIMADDLGAWANSFNNEQYIDTPNLEYLAETGVRFENAMTPAPVSSAARASFHTGKMPSQHGVYDFLAENPKFDANWLDGEKLLSERMKEQGYRTGLFGKWHATTDSKPPIRGFDRWLSYDALKAGWKNQYLHTGTVLFSRDGKNEEHTGVQAQFLTKEAMKFIDEKDEKPFFVSLNYVEPHFPFEDLPERLVEKYRAVAHKVVAFGGNSVLDKMSDYNLPPKDHEEKLAQYLAAVSLLDDQLGQLLDSLEGRGLMDNTVIAFVSDHGLLMGQYGLYGKVNASFPYNFYEETIRVPFIIKGPKELVRQKQVRGEFVDILDLHTTILDLASGDRIYDSNYGPGKSLLPMLKGERVRDWREYQFSERGNARMISNGHWKLVRYYTKEKATIDNWYDLSSPMGETYTAEPPRPTLKKTMVAALDGFFDKYSTDKHSGLEMWNQAYPNFTNEKINNNALWN
- a CDS encoding anaerobic sulfatase maturase; translated protein: MGIDNFSPYGCHVMAKPSSSKCNIDCTYCFYLEKEKLYPESSKTWQMDDETLEQYVIQQIEAQSSKKVVFAWQGGEPTLLGLDFFRKAISLQQKYGVEKDIINTLQTNGILLNEEWCLFFKEHRFLIGISIDGPEELHDTYRRTRSGKATHRKVVEAIVLLNKFTVEFNTLTVVSNANARSPIEVYHYLKSIGSKHMQFIPLVERQAQEQTKDGLTLLHPERLEAVQLCDWSVESEQFGLFMSAIFHEWVRVDVGLVWVQLFENTYALTCEQPAQICVFSPTCGSAFALESNGDIYACDHYVFPEFKLGNIHETSIKHINEGQDNRQFGLNKKQSLSNECLNCDHLHVCNGGCPKHRFALSLSKKPEQNYLCSGYKTFFSYSAPYMDLMKKLYQAGHPPSAIMQIIKKKES
- the trhO gene encoding oxygen-dependent tRNA uridine(34) hydroxylase TrhO, with the translated sequence MSQYVVCALYKFVTLNDYPEIRQPLTDFLEAKKIRGTLLLASEGINGTVAGKRESIDALLEWFKQDTRLADVVHKESFSEEQPFNRTKVKLKKEIVTMGVEGIDPLNVVGTYVKPNDWNELISDPEVLLVDTRNDYEVDIGTFKNAVNPNTESFRDFPQYVADHLDPAKHKKVAMFCTGGIRCEKSTAYLKEQGFDEVYHLEGGILKYLEDVPEDESMWEGDCYVFDGRVAVNHQLERSGYDVCHACRLPITSEEQGSEHFEKGVSCPKCVDKHSDEQKARFREREKQVQLANARGETHVGGEAAHLIEQRKKEKLALKEQQRSRKKVK
- a CDS encoding DUF3316 domain-containing protein produces the protein MKKLTVLAATLLVSASAFAGTQTVYSEANLSTASFASKAAAYEAGFDYVDALEAASHSELRFKLAPIGENTVSNIKLDDTAVTIEEFSESRGEISYRAIVNVDYHFDARDNNND
- a CDS encoding phospholipase D family protein, which translates into the protein MPVLQRISATMLLVVLFTGCASLPEEIKHSIEPTAIQPTTTLSELSDTYRLEPPAQGMSAVLLQDTGWDALAQRLALIETAEHSIDIQYYIWNSDASGHYLANRLIAAADRGVKVRVMLDDINLNEREDLLTALDSHPQIEIRIFNPIPSRRGLVKWLNVLSDFSRLNRRMHNKSFTVDGVLSVVGGRNIGDEYFDLSDEINFRDRDVLVMGSVVTDIQASFGDYWDSRWSYPVNLLGGKVSSERPKLDEVAAPDYKHYPALPEGKMVANRFLTDLMEEMIWVKARFVSDRPVPIDKDNTSEPKATARLMAELARQSDQEILLESAYLIFDDRQLEGLKVLTSSGVQIKALTNSMISNDLITNHSGYAGRREDMLDNGIQLFEMKPDTELCGESTRDSSKCAPTTAYGLHAKSIVFDRRVVGIGSFNFNLRSTYLNTESILVIENQRVAENLADDMEQAMNEDNSWRLNLLEGDLRWYSGTETWESDPETGQWERAKSRFLQLLPIEKYL